A window from Salvia miltiorrhiza cultivar Shanhuang (shh) chromosome 2, IMPLAD_Smil_shh, whole genome shotgun sequence encodes these proteins:
- the LOC131008564 gene encoding ARF guanine-nucleotide exchange factor GNL2, producing the protein MEEDENKTYMTKSERKDLGLSCMLNAEVGALLAVIRRPPESNYHHPDDTCDASILQSLKSLRALLFKPQQEWRTIDPSVYMSPFLDVIQSDDIPASATSAALQSVLKILRLGIFDEKTQGAREAINSAVNAVTSCRLEKTNPVTEDAVMMRILQALTAVMRHRTSILLTDHSTCTLVNTCFQVVQQTANRVDLLQRCARYTMNELIQIIFSRLPDIEVKDWENSESDTEDNDVDSGYGIGSAVDIFHFLCSLLNVVDIMDADGVMYQTTDENTQVFALYLINSAIELSGDSIGKHPKLLRMIQDDLFHHLIHYGVSSSPLVLSMISSTVLNLYHFLRRSIRLQLEAFFSFVLFKVATPASSVQLQEVAVEAIINFCRQPNFAMEAYVNYDCDTSFRNVFEETGKLLCKYAFPTGTYLTSTQIQAFEGLSVIFHYVADNIDREDDTSPSGPYPVEITEFRPYWEEKVKGADVEDWIDHLRFRKVQKRKILIAGSHFNRDEKKGLDYLKKSGLTSDPPDPKAYAYFFRYTPKLNKTMIGDYLGDPDAFNVQVLREFTNTFEFTGMNLDSSLRTYLESFRLPGESQKIQRVVEAFSERFYDQQSSDLFASKDAVMIFCYSIIMLNTDQHNPQVKKKMTEEDFIKNNRSINGGNDLPREYLSELFQSIATNAIKMDDTNTVVEMNPNRWIQLINRSKIAQPFIQCDFDRRLGRDMFASIAGPSVATVAAVFEHSDEEEMLNDCIESLFSIARISQYGLEDTLDELICSFSKFTTLLNPYASAEETLYAFSHDMKPKMAILAVFTIVNAFKDSIRGGWRTIIECLLKLKRLKLLPQSIMEPEMAPKSVPKPDSAVLVPSNDPKFSKKRQSSGITAKFLNFMSMENVEEALNQGLSEFEQNATIIQQCQIGSIFSTSSNLPEESLLNLGRCIIFAAAGKGQKFSTPVEEEETVTFCWELISSMALANKHRVSTFWPYYHDYLLEVTQFPLFSPIPFSEKAIVSLMKMCLKLLASDQFLDGAEELIFKSINLMWRMEKEILETCCEFLLQAASKIITDYPSKMQTQLGWMSVLHLLSVTGRHPETYDQGVETLIHLMSDQNHITRTNYTYCIDCAFAFVALRNSRVDKNIKIMDLLAESASLLVEWYKGGYSDPGSSMGVGNNGNSLSVEESSRIYNPISFFQRLGESLKKTSLARREEVRNHAVLSLQRSFLLGEDLLFTPTSCINSFYNIIFAMVDDLHEKMLQYSRRENAERETRSMEGTLKLSMEVLSHLYLHFLKPISESNNFRTFWLGILRRMDTCMKADLGEYGESKLPNIIPELLKNMVMSMKEQDILKITDEDDLWDITFYQIQWIAPALTDELFPEGVKNND; encoded by the exons ATGGAAGaagatgaaaacaagacatACATGACAAAATCAGAAAGAAAAGATCTGGGGCTCTCCTGCATGCTGAACGCGGAGGTGGGAGCTCTCCTCGCCGTGATCCGCCGCCCACCGGAGTCGAACTACCACCACCCCGACGACACCTGCGACGCTTCCATTCTCCAATCTCTCAAATCCCTCCGAGCCCTTCTCTTCAAGCCTCAACAGGAATGGCGGACGATCGACCCATCAGTCTACATGTCGCCGTTCCTTGACGTGATACAGAGCGACGACATCCCGGCTTCCGCAACTTCCGCCGCCCTCCAGTCCGTCCTCAAGATCCTCCGCCTCGGCATATTCGACGAGAAGACTCAGGGCGCCAGGGAGGCCATAAATTCCGCCGTCAATGCCGTCACCAGCTGCCGCCTTGAGAAAACCAATCCTGTGACGGAGGACGCTGTGATGATGCGGATTCTGCAAGCCCTCACCGCCGTCATGAGGCACCGCACCTCCATCCTGCTCACCGACCACTCCACCTGCACGCTCGTCAACACATGCTTCCAGGTAGTTCAGCAGACGGCCAACCGCGTGGATCTGCTCCAGCGCTGCGCGAGGTACACGATGAACGAGCTCATCCAGATCATATTCTCGAGGTTGCCGGACATCGAAGTGAAGGACTGGGAGAATTCGGAGTCAGACACAGAAGACAATGATGTCGACTCTGGCTATGGTATCGGCTCTGCAGTCGACATCTTCCACTTCCTCTGCTCCCTACTCAATGTGGTGGACATCATGGACGCGGATGGGGTGATGTACCAGACGACGGACGAGAACACGCAGGTCTTCGCGTTGTATCTCATAAACTCCGCGATAGAACTGAGCGGGGACAGCATTGGGAAGCATCCCAAGCTCCTGAGAATGATCCAGGATGATCTGTTCCACCATCTGATCCACTATGGTGTCTCGTCGAGCCCTCTGGTCCTGTCGATGATCTCGAGCACTGTTCTCAACCTCTATCACTTCCTCCGCAG GTCCATACGTCTCCAGCTGGAGGCCTTCTTCTCCTTCGTGCTGTTCAAGGTTGCGACGCCAGCAAGCTCCGTCCAGCTCCAAGAAGTTGCAGTGGAGGCCATCATAAACTTCTGCAGGCAACCAAATTTTGCAATGGAAGCTTATGTGAATTACGACTGCGACACGAGTTTCAGGAATGTGTTCGAAGAGACAGGAAAGCTTCTCTGCAAGTACGCGTTTCCAACAGGTACCTACCTAACAAGCACTCAGATTCAGGCATTTGAAGGGCTGTCGGTGATTTTTCACTACGTTGCTGATAATATTGATAGAGAAGACGACACCAGCCCATCTGGACCGTATCCAGTCGAGATCACCGAATTCAGGCCTTACTGGGAGGAGAAGGTGAAAGGGGCCGATGTCGAGGATTGGATTGATCATCTCAGGTTCAGAAAAGTGCAGAAGAGGAAGATACTGATCGCAGGGAGTCATTTCAATAGAGATGAAAAGAAGGGATTGGATTACCTGAAGAAATCCGGGCTGACATCGGATCCGCCTGACCCCAAAGCCTATGCTTATTTCTTCCGATACACTCCCAAGCTGAACAAGACGATGATAGGTGATTATCTCGGTGATCCTGATGCATTCAACGTTCAAGTTCTGAGAGAATTCACAAACACATTCGAGTTCACTGGGATGAATCTAGACAGTTCTCTTCGAACTTACCTCGAGAGCTTCAGATTGCCAGGTGAGTCTCAGAAAATCCAAAGGGTTGTGGAGGCATTTTCCGAGCGGTTCTATGATCAACAATCCTCGGATCTGTTCGCCAGCAAGGACGCCGTCATGATCTTCTGCTACTCGATCATCATGCTGAACACGGATCAGCATAACCCGCaggtgaagaagaagatgacAGAGGAGGACTTCATCAAGAACAACCGATCAATCAATGGAGGAAACGATCTCCCTCGGGAATACCTCTCCGAGCTTTTCCAATCCATTGCAACAAACGCAATCAAGATGGATGATACTAACACAGTTGTGGAAATGAATCCCAACAGATGGATCCAGCTGATAAACAGGTCCAAGATTGCCCAACCGTTCATCCAATGCGATTTTGATCGTAGATTGGGGAGGGACATGTTCGCCTCCATTGCGGGCCCATCAGTGGCAACAGTTGCTGCAGTGTTCGAACactctgatgaagaagaaatgCTCAACGATTGCATTGAGTCGTTGTTCTCGATTGCTAGAATATCTCAGTATGGACTAGAAGACACTCTGGACGAGTTGATTTGCTCGTTCAGCAAATTCACCACATTGTTGAACCCTTACGCCTCGGCAGAGGAGACTTTGTACGCCTTCAGCCACGACATGAAGCCGAAGATGGCGATTCTAGCAGTTTTCACCATCGTCAACGCTTTCAAAGACTCAATCAGAGGTGGGTGGAGAACCATCATCGAGTGCCTATTGAAGCTCAAGAGGCTGAAACTACTCCCACAGTCAATCATGGAGCCTGAAATGGCTCCAAAATCAGTCCCAAAACCGGACTCCGCTGTCCTTGTACCTAGCAACGATCCCAAGTTCTCCAAGAAACGCCAGAGCTCCGGCATAACTGCTAAATTTCTAAACTTCATGTCGATGGAGAATGTGGAAGAAGCTCTAAATCAAGGCCTGAGTGAATTTGAGCAGAATGCAACCATCATTCAACAATGCCAAATCGGAAGCATCTTCAGCACTAGTTCAAATCTACCCGAGGAGTCTCTGCTGAATCTGGGGCGCTGCATCATATTCGCTGCAGCTGGAAAAGGGCAGAAGTTCAGCACCccggtggaggaggaggagacaGTAACATTCTGCTGGGAGCTCATCAGCTCCATGGCTCTGGCCAATAAACACAGAGTGTCGACATTTTGGCCTTACTACCATGATTACTTGCTGGAAGTGACGCAGTTTCCTCTGTTTTCGCCAATTCCATTCTCTGAGAAGGCGATAGTATCCCTGATGAAGATGTGCCTGAAGCTTCTGGCCTCGGATCAATTCCTAGATGGGGCAGAGGAGCTCATTTTCAAGTCGATCAACTTGATGTGGAGGATGGAGAAGGAGATCCTCGAAACCTGTTGCGAGTTCCTGTTGCAGGCTGCGAGCAAGATCATCACGGATTATCCCAGCAAAATGCAGACGCAGCTTGGATGGATGTCCGTCCTGCACCTGCTGTCTGTCACGGGCCGGCACCCAGAAACCTACGACCAGGGTGTGGAGACCCTGATCCACCTGATGTCGGATCAGAACCACATAACACGCACCAACTACACCTACTGCATTGACTGCGCCTTTGCCTTTGTGGCGCTCAGGAACAGCCGAGTAGACAAGAACATCAAGATCATGGATCTGCTGGCAGAATCGGCCAGTTTATTAGTCGAGTGGTACAAAGGCGGATACTCGGATCCAGGGAGCAGCATGGGCGTCGGAAACAATGGAAATAGCCTCTCAGTCGAGGAGAGCTCGAGAATCTACAACCCCATCAGCTTCTTCCAGAGGCTCGGGGAGTCCCTGAAGAAGACGAGCCTAGCCAGGCGCGAGGAAGTAAGGAACCACGCAGTTCTATCTCTTCAGAGAAGCTTCTTGCTTGGAGAGGACCTCTTGTTCACTCCCACAAGCTGCATCAACTCCTTCTACAACATCATCTTCGCCATGGTAGACGACCTGCACGAGAAGATGCTGCAGTACTCCAGGCGGGAGAATGCAGAGAGGGAAACGAGAAGCATGGAAGGCACGCTCAAGCTGTCCATGGAGGTGCTGTCACATTTGTACCTGCATTTTTTGAAACCGATTTCGGAGAGCAATAATTTCAGGACGTTCTGGCTAGGAATCCTTCGGAGAATGGATACGTGCATGAAGGCTGACTTAGGAGAGTATGGGGAATCAAAGCTGCCGAATATAATTCCGGAGCTGTTGAAGAATATGGTGATGAGCATGAAGGAACAGGATATTTTGAAGATCACAGATGAAGATGATTTGTGGGATATAACATTTTATCAGATACAATGGATAGCTCCAGCTCTCACAGATGAGCTGTTTCCTGAGGGAGTCAAAAACAATGATTAG